Proteins encoded together in one Lathyrus oleraceus cultivar Zhongwan6 chromosome 5, CAAS_Psat_ZW6_1.0, whole genome shotgun sequence window:
- the LOC127087393 gene encoding serine/threonine protein phosphatase 2A 55 kDa regulatory subunit B beta isoform isoform X2, translating to MNGGDEVVAAPAGPPSPLEWKFSQVFGERTAGEEVQEVDIISAIEFDKSGDHLATGDRGGRVVLFERTDTKDHGESRRDSERMDYSISRHPEFRYKTEFQSHEPEFDYLKSLEIEEKINKIRWCQIANGALFLLSTNDKTIKFWKVQEKKVKKIAEMNVDPSKTMGNGSIASSSNLNNPKPSLENGGYPDSDRSFNYLSSDFSFPPGGIPSLRLPVVSSHETSLVARCRRVYAHAHDYHINSISNNSDGETFISADDLRINLWNLEISSQSFNIVDVKPANMEDLTEVITSAEFHPTHCNTLAYSSSKGSIRLIDLRQSALCDSHAKLFEEQEAPGSRSFFTEIIASISDIKFGKDGRYILSRDYMTLKLWDINMDSGPVATYQVHEYLRPKLCDLYENDSIFDKFECCLSGDGLRVATGSYSNLFRVFGCSPGSTEATTLEASKNPMRRQVPTPSRPSRSLGNSLTRVVRRGAENPGVDANGNSFDFTTKLLHLAWHPSENSIACAAANSLYMYYA from the exons atgaaCGGTGGCGATGAGGTTGTCGCAGCTCCGGCGGGTCCACCGTCTCCGTTGGAGTGGAAATTCTCTCAGGTGTTTGGTGAGCGTACGGCGGGTGAAGAGGTTCAGGAAG TGGACATAATTTCTGCTATCGAATTTGACAAGTCTGGTGATCATCTTGCTACTGGTGATCGTGGTGGTCGAGTGGTTCTCTTTGAGAGGACAGATACAAAAGAT CATGGTGAATCTAGAAGGGATTCAGAAAGGATGGATTATTCGATCAGCAGGCATCCTGAATTCCGTTACAAAACAGAGTTTCAGAGTCATGAGCCCGAG TTTGACTACCTTAAGAGTTTGGAGATAGAAGAGAAAATCAACAAAATCAGATGGTGCCAAATCGCTAATGGTGCCCTTTTCCTTCTCTCGACAAATGATAAAACCATCAAATTTTGGAAG GTTCAAGAAAAGAAGGTCAAGAAAATTGCTGAGATGAATGTCGACCCTTCGAAAACAATGGGAAATGGCAGTATTGCTAGCTCAAGTAATTTAAATAATCCTAAGCCAAGCCTTGAAAATGGAGGATATCCTGATTCAGATAGATCATTCAACTATCTTAGCTCTGACTTCTCGTTTCCACCGGGAGGCATACCGTCACTAAGATTACCCGTG GTAAGTAGTCATGAAACAAGCTTGGTGGCTCGATGTCGTAGAGTTTATGCCCATGCACACGATTATCATATCAATTCTATTTCAAATAACAG CGATGGCGAAACTTTCATATCAGCTGATGATTTGCGAATAAATCTGTGGAATCTGGAAATAAGCAGTCAAAGTTTTAATATCGTTGATGTAAAACCTGCAAACATGGAGGATCTGACAG AGGTTATAACATCAGCAGAATTCCACCCTACACATTGTAATACATTGGCATATAGCAGTTCAAAGGGTTCAATCCGTCTAATTGACTTGCGGCAGTCAGCATTATGCGATTCTCATGCCAAACT GTTCGAGGAACAGGAGGCCCCAGGATCCAGATCATTTTTCACCGAGATCATTGCTTCTATATCTGACATAAAATTTGGGAAGGATGGAAGATACATACTCAGTCGTGATTACATGACTTTAAAG TTATGGGACATTAATATGGATTCAGGTCCTGTTGCTACTTACCAGGTTCATGAGTATCTAAGACCTAAG CTTTGTGATTTATATGAAAACGATTCGATTTTCGATAAGTTCGAGTGCTGTCTGAGCGGTGATGGACTGCGGGTGGCAACTGGTTCTTACAG TAATTTATTCCGAGTATTTGGCTGTTCTCCTGGAAGTACCGAGGCTACAACTTTGGAAGCTAGTAAAAATCCAATGAG ACGACAAGTTCCGACCCCTTCAAGGCCGTCTAGATCACTCGGAAATAGTCTAACACGAGTTGTAAGACGGG GAGCAGAAAACCCCGGGGTTGATGCAAACGGGAATTCGTTTGATTTCACGACAAAGCTGTTGCACTTAGCATGGCATCCATCTGAAAACTCAATTGCTTGTGCTGCAGCAAATAGCTTGTACATGTACTATGcataa
- the LOC127087393 gene encoding serine/threonine protein phosphatase 2A 55 kDa regulatory subunit B beta isoform isoform X1 codes for MNGGDEVVAAPAGPPSPLEWKFSQVFGERTAGEEVQEVDIISAIEFDKSGDHLATGDRGGRVVLFERTDTKDHGESRRDSERMDYSISRHPEFRYKTEFQSHEPEFDYLKSLEIEEKINKIRWCQIANGALFLLSTNDKTIKFWKVQEKKVKKIAEMNVDPSKTMGNGSIASSSNLNNPKPSLENGGYPDSDRSFNYLSSDFSFPPGGIPSLRLPVVVSSHETSLVARCRRVYAHAHDYHINSISNNSDGETFISADDLRINLWNLEISSQSFNIVDVKPANMEDLTEVITSAEFHPTHCNTLAYSSSKGSIRLIDLRQSALCDSHAKLFEEQEAPGSRSFFTEIIASISDIKFGKDGRYILSRDYMTLKLWDINMDSGPVATYQVHEYLRPKLCDLYENDSIFDKFECCLSGDGLRVATGSYSNLFRVFGCSPGSTEATTLEASKNPMRRQVPTPSRPSRSLGNSLTRVVRRGAENPGVDANGNSFDFTTKLLHLAWHPSENSIACAAANSLYMYYA; via the exons atgaaCGGTGGCGATGAGGTTGTCGCAGCTCCGGCGGGTCCACCGTCTCCGTTGGAGTGGAAATTCTCTCAGGTGTTTGGTGAGCGTACGGCGGGTGAAGAGGTTCAGGAAG TGGACATAATTTCTGCTATCGAATTTGACAAGTCTGGTGATCATCTTGCTACTGGTGATCGTGGTGGTCGAGTGGTTCTCTTTGAGAGGACAGATACAAAAGAT CATGGTGAATCTAGAAGGGATTCAGAAAGGATGGATTATTCGATCAGCAGGCATCCTGAATTCCGTTACAAAACAGAGTTTCAGAGTCATGAGCCCGAG TTTGACTACCTTAAGAGTTTGGAGATAGAAGAGAAAATCAACAAAATCAGATGGTGCCAAATCGCTAATGGTGCCCTTTTCCTTCTCTCGACAAATGATAAAACCATCAAATTTTGGAAG GTTCAAGAAAAGAAGGTCAAGAAAATTGCTGAGATGAATGTCGACCCTTCGAAAACAATGGGAAATGGCAGTATTGCTAGCTCAAGTAATTTAAATAATCCTAAGCCAAGCCTTGAAAATGGAGGATATCCTGATTCAGATAGATCATTCAACTATCTTAGCTCTGACTTCTCGTTTCCACCGGGAGGCATACCGTCACTAAGATTACCCGTGGTA GTAAGTAGTCATGAAACAAGCTTGGTGGCTCGATGTCGTAGAGTTTATGCCCATGCACACGATTATCATATCAATTCTATTTCAAATAACAG CGATGGCGAAACTTTCATATCAGCTGATGATTTGCGAATAAATCTGTGGAATCTGGAAATAAGCAGTCAAAGTTTTAATATCGTTGATGTAAAACCTGCAAACATGGAGGATCTGACAG AGGTTATAACATCAGCAGAATTCCACCCTACACATTGTAATACATTGGCATATAGCAGTTCAAAGGGTTCAATCCGTCTAATTGACTTGCGGCAGTCAGCATTATGCGATTCTCATGCCAAACT GTTCGAGGAACAGGAGGCCCCAGGATCCAGATCATTTTTCACCGAGATCATTGCTTCTATATCTGACATAAAATTTGGGAAGGATGGAAGATACATACTCAGTCGTGATTACATGACTTTAAAG TTATGGGACATTAATATGGATTCAGGTCCTGTTGCTACTTACCAGGTTCATGAGTATCTAAGACCTAAG CTTTGTGATTTATATGAAAACGATTCGATTTTCGATAAGTTCGAGTGCTGTCTGAGCGGTGATGGACTGCGGGTGGCAACTGGTTCTTACAG TAATTTATTCCGAGTATTTGGCTGTTCTCCTGGAAGTACCGAGGCTACAACTTTGGAAGCTAGTAAAAATCCAATGAG ACGACAAGTTCCGACCCCTTCAAGGCCGTCTAGATCACTCGGAAATAGTCTAACACGAGTTGTAAGACGGG GAGCAGAAAACCCCGGGGTTGATGCAAACGGGAATTCGTTTGATTTCACGACAAAGCTGTTGCACTTAGCATGGCATCCATCTGAAAACTCAATTGCTTGTGCTGCAGCAAATAGCTTGTACATGTACTATGcataa